In Arthrobacter sp. SLBN-83, one DNA window encodes the following:
- the aceA gene encoding isocitrate lyase — MTAAFEPTQQTPEEQAAALELEWAANPRWEGVTRDYSASDVVRLRGRVSEEHTLARRGSEKLWKQLTEEHKTGGYTNALGALTGNQAVQQVKAGLRAIYLSGWQVAADANNSGHTYPDQSLYPANSVPTVVRRINNALLRADQIEFSEGIQTVEDWLVPIVADAEAGFGGPLNAYELMKSMIQAGASGVHWEDQLASEKKCGHLGGKVLIPTQQHVRTLNAARLAADVAGTPTVVIARTDAEAATLITSDVDERDQEFITGERTAEGFYKVRNGIEPCIARAKAYAPYSDLIWMETGTPDLELARKFAESVKAEFPDQMLSYNCSPSFNWRKHLDDDTIAKFQRELGAMGFTFQFITLAGFHALNYSMFDLAHGYAREGMSAYVELQEKEFASESRGYTATKHQREVGTGYFDSISTALNPNASTLALVGSTEEGQFH, encoded by the coding sequence ATGACTGCAGCATTTGAGCCCACCCAGCAGACGCCCGAAGAGCAGGCCGCCGCCCTGGAGCTCGAGTGGGCCGCCAACCCCCGCTGGGAAGGTGTGACCCGGGACTACTCAGCTTCCGACGTCGTCCGCCTCCGCGGCCGCGTCTCCGAAGAGCACACCCTGGCCCGCCGGGGCTCGGAGAAGCTGTGGAAGCAGCTCACCGAGGAGCACAAGACCGGCGGCTACACCAACGCCCTGGGCGCCCTCACCGGCAACCAGGCCGTGCAGCAGGTCAAAGCCGGGCTGCGCGCCATCTACCTCTCCGGTTGGCAGGTTGCCGCCGACGCCAACAACTCCGGCCACACCTACCCGGACCAGTCCCTTTACCCGGCCAACTCGGTCCCCACCGTGGTCCGCCGCATCAACAACGCCCTGCTCCGGGCGGACCAGATCGAGTTCTCCGAAGGCATCCAGACCGTTGAGGACTGGCTGGTCCCGATCGTTGCCGACGCCGAGGCCGGCTTCGGCGGCCCGCTCAACGCCTACGAACTCATGAAGTCCATGATCCAGGCCGGCGCTTCAGGTGTTCACTGGGAGGACCAACTCGCCTCGGAGAAGAAGTGCGGCCACCTGGGCGGCAAGGTCCTCATCCCCACCCAGCAGCACGTCCGCACCCTGAACGCCGCCCGCCTGGCAGCAGACGTCGCCGGCACCCCCACCGTCGTCATCGCCCGCACCGACGCCGAGGCCGCCACCCTCATCACCTCCGACGTCGACGAGCGGGACCAGGAATTCATCACCGGCGAGCGCACCGCAGAGGGCTTCTACAAGGTCCGCAACGGCATCGAACCCTGCATCGCCCGCGCCAAGGCCTACGCACCCTACTCCGACCTCATCTGGATGGAGACCGGCACCCCGGACCTGGAACTGGCCCGCAAGTTCGCCGAATCCGTCAAGGCCGAGTTCCCGGACCAGATGCTCTCCTACAACTGCTCGCCGTCCTTCAACTGGCGCAAGCACCTGGACGACGACACCATCGCCAAGTTCCAGCGTGAACTCGGCGCCATGGGCTTCACCTTCCAGTTCATCACCCTGGCCGGCTTCCACGCCCTGAACTACTCGATGTTCGACCTCGCCCACGGCTACGCCCGCGAAGGCATGAGCGCCTACGTCGAGCTCCAGGAGAAGGAGTTCGCCTCCGAGTCCCGCGGCTACACTGCAACCAAGCACCAGCGCGAAGTCGGCACCGGCTACTTCGACAGCATC
- a CDS encoding TAXI family TRAP transporter solute-binding subunit, giving the protein MREPLAPGCPGPLPARRSVLKSAFAVGLAAILPPALSACTGSDRPENLVVAGGEPGGFYLEFSTLLAAALERHGVAAHARAEATGGSLDNIAELRAGRAAFAVALADAASQPGGDTAEVAAIGKVYENYVHCVVRKDSGIRDISGLAGRRVAVGQPGSGTSLTTPRLLEAAGLGTSTEGAAPAAGTAAVENLGLNDGIAALKAGTVEALFWSGGVPTAAIAAAQQEVALGLLDLSGLLPELRRRYGGMYDRVLIPEGSYPGIPAVWTVGAPNLLLCRRDLDNTTVERTVQLLVHNAGELIPQSTLGVQFLSAESLINTAGVPLHPAAADAYRALHG; this is encoded by the coding sequence ATGCGTGAACCACTTGCCCCGGGCTGTCCCGGCCCCCTGCCGGCGCGACGCTCCGTGCTGAAGTCAGCCTTCGCCGTCGGACTCGCAGCGATCCTGCCGCCTGCCCTCAGCGCCTGTACCGGCAGCGACCGGCCGGAGAATCTCGTGGTGGCCGGCGGTGAACCGGGCGGGTTCTATCTGGAGTTCTCAACCCTGCTGGCTGCGGCACTGGAACGCCATGGCGTTGCCGCCCATGCCCGGGCTGAGGCCACCGGCGGAAGCTTGGACAACATCGCCGAGCTTCGGGCAGGGCGTGCCGCTTTCGCCGTAGCCTTGGCCGATGCCGCGAGCCAGCCGGGCGGGGACACCGCGGAGGTCGCCGCCATCGGGAAGGTGTACGAAAACTACGTCCACTGCGTGGTTCGCAAGGACAGCGGCATCCGGGATATTTCCGGGCTGGCCGGGCGCAGGGTCGCAGTGGGCCAGCCGGGATCGGGCACGTCCCTCACCACTCCCAGGCTCCTGGAAGCGGCCGGGCTGGGCACCTCAACGGAGGGAGCCGCGCCCGCCGCCGGAACTGCCGCCGTCGAAAATCTTGGCCTGAATGACGGGATCGCCGCCCTCAAAGCCGGAACGGTGGAGGCCCTGTTCTGGTCCGGCGGGGTGCCCACGGCGGCCATCGCCGCGGCCCAGCAGGAGGTGGCTCTGGGGCTGCTGGACCTGTCCGGCCTGCTCCCGGAACTGCGCCGGCGATATGGCGGCATGTACGACCGCGTCCTGATTCCCGAAGGCAGCTACCCCGGAATTCCGGCAGTGTGGACCGTGGGCGCACCCAACCTGCTCCTGTGCCGCCGGGACTTGGACAACACCACCGTGGAGCGGACCGTCCAGTTGCTGGTGCACAACGCCGGCGAGCTGATTCCGCAGTCCACCCTGGGCGTGCAGTTCCTTAGCGCCGAGAGCCTGATCAACACCGCCGGCGTCCCCCTTCACCCCGCCGCCGCGGATGCGTACCGTGCCCTCCACGGCTGA
- a CDS encoding HAMP domain-containing sensor histidine kinase, translating into MRLRVLGVLSVLCLVVVFLISGTILTSASRELTQELQINRAASLNRLAQVAFDAANDGDTVRLQREMDTYSGLYGEGIVVRVQASTLVSGGLSAERQDVQNALSLARLNVSGTSLKPLEPFSSGSQVIFRPFGSASQVLGAVVLDVHADTARQKLRERWLGVGVAALALATILLVGAARVTGWVLRPVLRLDSAVHELERTGRMERLPEDGPPELRELSRSFTAMARTVSASMAAQRQLIADTSHQLRNPVGALRLRLDLLQLELKTAREHDAAERAVAELDRVEEILDGVLKLAAAEHRASEGYLRAAGSPGEHLPAQPLDPYPVLQGEIERAAPLAEQAGCRLVLAGPPQPPALVACHPAELAQMAGELLNNAIKYAPGATVAAAVRLEQDVVVVEISDDGPGLPAAERASAATRFWRSPRHSSVPGTGLGMTIVGELASANGGRLVLAEASPHGLSARIEFPVAASDPALPDTGGANA; encoded by the coding sequence ATGAGGCTGCGGGTCCTGGGCGTGCTCAGCGTCCTCTGCCTGGTGGTGGTTTTCCTGATCTCGGGCACCATCCTCACGTCCGCATCCCGTGAGCTGACCCAGGAACTGCAGATCAACCGGGCGGCGTCGCTGAACCGCTTGGCCCAGGTGGCCTTCGATGCGGCGAATGACGGCGACACCGTGCGCCTGCAGCGGGAAATGGACACGTACTCGGGGCTGTATGGCGAGGGAATCGTGGTGCGGGTGCAGGCGTCCACCCTGGTCTCAGGGGGCCTGTCCGCCGAACGCCAGGATGTGCAGAATGCCTTGTCCCTGGCCCGGCTGAACGTGAGCGGCACATCACTGAAGCCGCTGGAGCCGTTCAGTTCAGGCTCCCAGGTCATCTTCCGCCCCTTCGGCAGCGCCAGCCAGGTCCTGGGTGCAGTGGTGTTGGACGTCCATGCAGACACGGCCCGGCAGAAACTCCGTGAGCGCTGGCTGGGGGTGGGCGTGGCCGCGCTCGCGCTGGCCACCATACTCCTGGTGGGGGCGGCACGGGTTACAGGCTGGGTCCTGCGGCCCGTCCTCCGCCTGGATTCGGCGGTACATGAGCTGGAGCGGACCGGGCGCATGGAACGGCTTCCGGAGGACGGCCCACCTGAGCTGCGGGAACTGAGCCGGTCCTTCACGGCCATGGCCAGGACCGTCAGCGCCAGCATGGCGGCGCAGCGGCAGCTGATCGCCGATACCTCGCATCAGTTGCGGAACCCGGTGGGCGCCTTGCGGCTGCGGCTTGACCTGCTGCAGCTTGAGCTGAAGACAGCCCGCGAACACGATGCAGCCGAGCGTGCCGTGGCGGAGCTGGACCGCGTGGAGGAGATCCTGGACGGGGTGCTGAAGCTTGCCGCGGCGGAGCACCGGGCGTCCGAAGGCTACCTGCGCGCGGCCGGTAGTCCCGGCGAGCATTTGCCTGCCCAGCCGCTGGATCCTTACCCGGTGCTTCAGGGGGAGATCGAGCGTGCAGCGCCGCTGGCGGAACAGGCGGGGTGCCGGCTGGTCCTCGCCGGGCCGCCGCAGCCGCCGGCGCTGGTCGCCTGCCACCCGGCAGAGCTGGCCCAGATGGCGGGCGAACTTCTCAACAACGCCATCAAGTACGCCCCCGGCGCCACGGTGGCGGCGGCGGTCCGGCTGGAGCAGGATGTGGTGGTTGTGGAGATTTCCGACGACGGTCCTGGGCTTCCGGCCGCAGAGCGCGCCTCTGCTGCCACCAGGTTCTGGCGGTCCCCGCGGCACTCTTCAGTTCCGGGGACCGGGTTGGGTATGACGATCGTGGGTGAGCTTGCCTCGGCCAACGGTGGCCGCCTGGTGCTGGCCGAGGCCTCCCCGCATGGGTTGTCAGCCCGGATCGAGTTCCCCGTTGCTGCTTCTGACCCGGCGCTTCCGGATACGGGTGGTGCCAATGCGTGA
- a CDS encoding response regulator transcription factor, translated as MDVLIVEDDDAMAGALTAAVESAGHHAQRLSRGADALLSHRNFQVILLDLGLPDMDGLEVLRKLRQVTNVPILILTARDDERSVVLGLRSGADDYLVKPVKLVELLARIEAVTRRAGRAGGTPQEDVIVLGDLAIDLNRRSAAKAGLPLALTATEFELLALLARHAGSVVTREQILDALWGDAFLASSRSLDVHLTGLRAKLQKPGFIINVRGVGYRVEAAGA; from the coding sequence ATGGATGTGCTGATCGTCGAGGACGACGACGCCATGGCCGGCGCCCTTACCGCTGCCGTCGAAAGCGCCGGGCACCACGCGCAGAGGCTCTCCCGCGGCGCCGACGCGCTGCTGTCCCACCGGAACTTCCAGGTAATCCTCCTGGACCTTGGCCTGCCGGACATGGACGGACTGGAGGTCCTCCGCAAACTCCGCCAGGTTACCAACGTCCCCATCCTCATCCTCACCGCCCGCGACGACGAGCGCAGCGTTGTGCTCGGCCTACGTTCCGGCGCGGACGACTACCTGGTCAAACCCGTGAAACTGGTGGAACTCCTGGCCCGGATCGAAGCCGTGACCCGACGGGCCGGGCGCGCCGGCGGCACCCCGCAGGAGGACGTCATCGTGCTGGGCGACCTCGCCATCGACCTGAACCGGCGCAGCGCCGCCAAAGCGGGCCTGCCGCTTGCCCTGACTGCCACTGAGTTCGAACTCTTGGCCCTGCTGGCACGCCACGCAGGGTCTGTCGTCACCCGCGAACAGATCCTGGATGCGCTATGGGGTGACGCCTTCCTGGCCTCATCCCGCTCACTGGACGTCCACCTCACCGGGCTGCGGGCAAAGCTGCAGAAGCCCGGGTTCATTATCAACGTCCGCGGCGTGGGCTACCGGGTGGAGGCGGCCGGCGCATGA
- a CDS encoding helix-turn-helix transcriptional regulator, with the protein MRFFTYSSEMSPSSWNRDVSQPSSTAAAPELDVYALGRRVRHLRKQAGLTLDDLSAAVGTAPSQLSLIENGKREPKLTLLQHLAGALNVSIDQLLGAEPPSRRAALEIELERYQRGPLYESLNLPKIRISSRLPLDVLEAQVGLLHELERKMNEQVATPEEARRANGELRAMMRERGNYFPEYEAEAQKVLKEVGYTTGPLSQHVIADIAAHLGFTLHHVGDLPHSTRSVTDLKNRKIYLTQSQRQDHDPRSVLLQALGHYVLGHETPKNYGDFLAQRVATNYFAAALLLPEQATVDFLQKAKAAKEIAVEDIRDAFAVSYETAAHRFTNLATKHLGLTTHFQKTHQSGIIYKAYENDGVNFPQDHTGAIEGQPSCKAWTSRAVFDVPDKFSAYSQYTDTPSGTYWCTARTERSASGEFSLSIGVPYQHVKWFRGRETTARATSNCPDPTCCKRPPAELATQWAGNAWPSARAHSHLLAAMPPGAFPGVDETEVYSFLQAHSGS; encoded by the coding sequence ATGCGGTTCTTCACGTATTCTTCAGAAATGTCGCCTTCAAGCTGGAACAGGGACGTTTCCCAGCCATCGTCCACCGCCGCTGCCCCGGAACTCGACGTCTACGCGCTCGGCCGGCGCGTCCGCCACCTGCGCAAACAAGCAGGGCTTACGCTCGATGACCTGAGCGCCGCCGTCGGGACTGCTCCCAGCCAGCTCAGCCTGATTGAGAACGGCAAGCGCGAGCCCAAGCTGACGCTGCTGCAGCACCTGGCGGGTGCGTTGAATGTCAGCATCGACCAGTTGCTCGGGGCCGAGCCGCCCAGCCGCCGCGCGGCCCTCGAAATCGAGCTGGAACGCTACCAGCGCGGACCGCTGTATGAATCGCTGAACCTGCCCAAAATCCGTATCAGTTCGCGGTTGCCGCTGGATGTGCTGGAGGCCCAGGTGGGGTTGCTGCATGAGCTGGAGCGGAAGATGAATGAGCAGGTGGCCACTCCTGAGGAAGCGCGCCGCGCGAACGGTGAATTGCGGGCCATGATGCGGGAACGGGGCAACTACTTTCCGGAGTACGAGGCCGAGGCGCAGAAGGTCCTCAAAGAGGTGGGGTACACCACCGGTCCGCTGAGCCAGCACGTTATCGCGGACATCGCCGCGCACCTCGGTTTCACCCTGCACCATGTGGGTGATTTGCCGCATTCCACCCGCTCCGTGACGGATTTGAAGAACCGCAAAATTTACCTGACGCAGAGCCAGCGGCAGGACCACGACCCCCGCTCGGTGCTGCTGCAGGCCCTGGGCCACTACGTTTTGGGCCACGAGACGCCCAAGAACTACGGCGACTTCCTGGCCCAGCGGGTGGCCACCAATTATTTTGCCGCCGCTCTGCTCCTGCCCGAGCAGGCCACCGTGGATTTCTTGCAGAAAGCCAAAGCGGCCAAGGAGATTGCGGTGGAGGATATCCGGGATGCTTTCGCCGTGTCCTACGAGACCGCAGCGCACCGCTTCACCAACCTGGCCACCAAGCACCTGGGCCTCACCACGCATTTCCAGAAGACGCACCAGAGCGGCATCATCTACAAGGCCTACGAAAACGACGGCGTCAATTTCCCGCAGGACCACACCGGCGCCATCGAGGGGCAACCGTCGTGCAAGGCCTGGACTTCCCGTGCTGTTTTCGACGTTCCTGACAAGTTCAGCGCCTACAGCCAGTACACCGATACACCGTCCGGAACCTACTGGTGCACCGCGCGCACGGAGCGGTCAGCGAGCGGTGAATTCTCGCTCAGCATCGGGGTGCCGTACCAGCATGTGAAGTGGTTCCGGGGTCGCGAGACCACCGCCCGGGCCACGTCCAACTGCCCGGATCCCACCTGCTGCAAGCGGCCCCCGGCGGAGCTGGCCACCCAGTGGGCCGGCAACGCCTGGCCCTCCGCGCGGGCGCACTCGCACCTGCTGGCCGCGATGCCTCCGGGAGCCTTCCCCGGCGTGGACGAGACCGAGGTGTACAGCTTCCTTCAGGCACACTCCGGCAGTTGA